From the genome of Armatimonadota bacterium:
GGAGAGATTGACTCGGGGTTGTGGCACCACAGGCAGCGAAGCGGGCATCCTTTGAGGAAGACGGTCGTCCGGATGCCGGGCCCGTCGTTCACGGCGAACCGCATGATGTTGAAGACGACCCCGGTCATGTCCTGGGAGACACCCGCAACGCTGCGGCGCCTCCCTTCATGGAGCGCGTGG
Proteins encoded in this window:
- a CDS encoding 4Fe-4S cluster-binding domain-containing protein; this translates as MTGVVFNIMRFAVNDGPGIRTTVFLKGCPLRCLWCHNPESISP